From one Spiroplasma endosymbiont of Panorpa germanica genomic stretch:
- the dnaK gene encoding molecular chaperone DnaK: MSKEKIIGIDLGTTNSVVAIMDGGQPMVLENPEGQRTTPSVVAFKNSEIIVGGAAKRQAVTNPNIAISIKRQIGTSNKVNLEGKDYTPEQISAEILRYMKKYAEAKLGQKITKAVVTVPAYFNDAQRKATKDAGKIAGLEVERIINEPTAAALAYGLDKQDKEQKVLVYDLGGGTFDVSILELADGTYEVLSTSGDNKLGGDDFDEKIMNWIGDKIKAEHKIDLSKDKMALQRFKDEAEKAKINLSSQLEADINLPFIAMDSSGPVSFSAKLSRAEFEKMTKDLVERTLKPVRDALSEAKLKPSEIDQILLVGGSTRIPAVQELVRKELGKDVNRTINPDEVVAMGAAIQGGVLAGDVTDVLLLDVTPLSLGIETMGGVFTKLIDRNTTIPTEKSQVFSTAVDNQPAVDIHVLQGERPMASDNKTLGQFQLTGIKSAPRGVPQIEVTFKIDVNGIVSVHAKDKETNEEKSITISNSGSLSDDEIKKMIEEAEANAENDEKKRKFIELKNQAEGYLNMIEQASAEAGDKVPAEQKELTEKLAKEIRELITKEDVAGLEQKMSELEMAMQAASQQMQQQAANQGQAEEIKDETKEKDDKKDDKKGKK; encoded by the coding sequence ATGTCAAAGGAAAAAATTATAGGAATTGATTTAGGTACAACAAACTCTGTTGTGGCGATCATGGATGGAGGACAACCAATGGTTCTTGAGAACCCTGAAGGTCAAAGAACAACTCCATCGGTTGTAGCTTTTAAAAATTCAGAAATTATTGTTGGGGGAGCTGCAAAAAGACAAGCGGTCACTAACCCGAATATTGCAATTTCAATTAAAAGACAAATTGGAACAAGTAATAAAGTAAATTTAGAAGGAAAAGATTATACTCCAGAACAAATTTCAGCAGAAATTTTAAGATATATGAAAAAATATGCAGAAGCAAAACTGGGACAAAAAATTACTAAAGCTGTTGTTACTGTACCAGCTTACTTCAACGATGCTCAAAGAAAGGCAACAAAAGATGCTGGTAAAATTGCTGGTTTAGAAGTTGAAAGAATTATAAACGAACCAACAGCAGCAGCGCTAGCTTATGGTCTTGACAAACAAGATAAAGAACAAAAAGTTCTTGTTTACGATTTAGGAGGAGGAACATTCGACGTTTCTATTCTTGAATTAGCTGATGGAACATATGAAGTTCTTTCAACAAGTGGGGATAACAAACTTGGAGGAGATGATTTTGATGAAAAAATCATGAACTGAATTGGTGACAAAATTAAAGCTGAACATAAAATAGATTTATCAAAAGATAAAATGGCTTTACAAAGATTTAAAGATGAAGCAGAAAAAGCTAAAATCAACTTATCAAGTCAATTAGAAGCTGATATTAATTTACCATTTATTGCTATGGATAGTTCAGGACCAGTTTCTTTCTCAGCAAAACTTTCAAGAGCTGAGTTTGAAAAAATGACAAAAGATTTAGTAGAGAGAACTCTTAAACCGGTTCGCGATGCTTTATCAGAAGCAAAATTAAAACCTTCAGAAATTGATCAAATTCTTCTGGTTGGTGGTTCAACTAGAATTCCGGCTGTTCAAGAATTAGTTAGAAAAGAATTAGGAAAAGATGTTAACAGAACAATTAACCCAGATGAAGTTGTTGCAATGGGAGCGGCTATCCAAGGGGGAGTATTGGCTGGTGATGTAACTGACGTTCTGCTATTGGATGTAACACCATTATCATTGGGAATTGAAACTATGGGAGGAGTATTTACTAAACTTATTGATAGAAATACAACAATTCCAACTGAGAAATCACAAGTTTTCTCAACAGCAGTTGATAATCAACCAGCAGTTGATATTCATGTTTTACAAGGTGAAAGACCAATGGCATCTGATAATAAAACATTAGGTCAATTCCAATTAACAGGTATCAAATCAGCGCCAAGAGGTGTGCCACAAATTGAAGTTACTTTCAAAATTGATGTTAACGGAATAGTATCTGTACATGCCAAAGACAAAGAAACAAACGAAGAAAAATCAATTACAATTTCAAATTCTGGAAGTTTAAGTGATGATGAAATTAAAAAAATGATTGAAGAAGCAGAAGCAAATGCTGAAAATGATGAAAAGAAACGCAAGTTTATTGAATTAAAAAATCAAGCAGAAGGTTACTTGAACATGATTGAACAAGCAAGCGCTGAAGCTGGAGATAAAGTTCCTGCGGAGCAAAAAGAATTGACAGAAAAATTGGCAAAAGAAATTCGCGAGTTAATTACAAAAGAAGATGTAGCTGGTTTGGAACAAAAAATGAGTGAACTAGAAATGGCGATGCAAGCAGCATCACAACAAATGCAACAACAAGCTGCAAATCAAGGTCAAGCTGAAGAAATTAAAGATGAAACCAAAGAAAAAGATGACAAGAAAGATGATAAAAAAGGTAAAAAATAA
- a CDS encoding nucleotide exchange factor GrpE has protein sequence MPETSVKDIKKLIEDLKNKFSVDNSSETIDDNLSKKESKNIKKSKGEIQKANDSIDQLENYLEELLFENNRLKEEKLLAIADNQNTVRRYQQETLNVKKYGGQRLAEEIIPAIDLFRGVLNQPNENPEVKNYLIGFEFIIKQIDEALANAGIKIIETKVGDKFDHNIHEANEQVETEAVASGLIAQVIQNGYKLHDRVIKYAVVKVAK, from the coding sequence GTGCCAGAAACCAGTGTTAAAGATATTAAAAAATTAATTGAGGATTTAAAAAATAAATTTTCTGTTGATAATTCTAGCGAAACTATTGACGATAATTTAAGTAAAAAAGAATCCAAAAATATCAAAAAAAGTAAAGGTGAAATCCAAAAGGCAAACGATTCAATCGATCAACTAGAAAATTATTTAGAGGAATTGCTTTTTGAGAATAACCGACTAAAAGAGGAAAAGTTATTAGCAATTGCTGATAATCAAAATACTGTTAGAAGGTATCAACAAGAAACATTAAATGTTAAAAAATATGGGGGTCAGCGTTTAGCTGAAGAAATAATTCCCGCAATAGATTTGTTCAGAGGAGTTTTAAATCAACCAAACGAAAATCCAGAAGTGAAAAATTATTTGATTGGTTTTGAATTCATAATCAAACAAATTGATGAGGCCCTAGCAAATGCGGGTATCAAAATTATTGAAACAAAAGTTGGAGATAAATTTGATCATAACATCCACGAAGCAAATGAACAAGTCGAAACAGAAGCGGTTGCCAGTGGATTGATCGCGCAAGTTATTCAAAACGGATATAAATTACATGATCGTGTTATAAAATATGCGGTTGTTAAGGTAGCAAAATAG
- the hrcA gene encoding heat-inducible transcriptional repressor HrcA: MLTKRQEKILKIIIEEYIRSAQPVGSKKIHDLIDIEISSATIRSEGVVLEEKGFLEKEHTSSGRIPSTTGYRYFVDNLMSRENVDDIKARLNKIFEKRNASIAEVLDESSKILSEMTSLATVITSTPNNGEAVLRKAELIPISPDSAVVIFALSNGVVENKVFDLKNVSLSDLQTSINLFNDRILETKIKDLDVKIEAIKPILQQQVKKYEFVLQTFLNVIIHNTNTVTKTQGVQYMLENPEFSDPNKIKSVLKLIESISPFEWYKSQSLDEGSAQAKIGFEIGSDANDLALIGTNFETGDGQTSAITLVGPKRIQYDKAKELLDWIGVKIKEQFFKN, encoded by the coding sequence ATGCTGACGAAAAGACAAGAGAAGATTTTAAAAATAATAATTGAGGAATATATCCGTTCGGCTCAACCTGTTGGTTCTAAAAAAATTCATGATTTAATCGATATTGAAATATCTTCAGCCACAATCAGAAGTGAAGGTGTTGTACTAGAAGAAAAAGGTTTTTTGGAAAAAGAACATACATCTTCAGGAAGGATTCCCTCAACTACCGGATATCGATATTTTGTTGATAACTTGATGTCAAGAGAAAACGTCGATGATATTAAAGCAAGACTTAACAAAATTTTTGAAAAAAGAAATGCAAGCATTGCTGAAGTCTTAGATGAAAGTTCAAAGATACTAAGTGAAATGACAAGTCTGGCTACTGTCATAACTTCCACCCCAAATAATGGGGAGGCTGTATTAAGAAAGGCTGAGTTAATTCCAATTTCTCCAGATAGTGCGGTCGTTATATTCGCTCTTTCAAATGGGGTTGTGGAAAATAAAGTTTTTGACTTAAAGAATGTATCTTTAAGCGATCTACAAACTTCAATTAATCTATTCAACGATAGAATTTTGGAGACAAAAATAAAAGATCTTGATGTTAAAATTGAGGCGATTAAACCCATTTTACAGCAACAAGTAAAAAAATATGAATTTGTATTACAGACTTTTTTGAATGTGATTATTCATAACACAAATACAGTGACCAAAACACAAGGGGTTCAATATATGTTAGAAAATCCAGAATTTTCTGATCCAAATAAAATCAAGAGTGTTTTGAAATTGATTGAAAGCATTTCTCCCTTTGAATGATATAAAAGTCAATCATTAGATGAGGGAAGTGCTCAGGCCAAAATAGGTTTTGAAATTGGAAGTGATGCAAATGATTTGGCATTAATAGGTACAAATTTTGAAACTGGTGACGGTCAAACCAGTGCGATAACATTAGTTGGTCCCAAAAGAATTCAATATGATAAGGCTAAGGAATTATTAGATTGAATTGGGGTCAAAATAAAAGAACAATTTTTCAAAAATTAA
- a CDS encoding DUF2779 domain-containing protein yields MKNIYNSKLSKEDFKRGLTTCYKEMWVMHSQENFSQAIEWINAKKVQFNLKAEVSNDSDFDSTGSSIDLFETYFKIFESEIDKNKSDDEDLKNLWKKQWLDLNDDNTLQVDGFDLTKFEGESIIDGNLVGEAAKQYFESLNISNNLNRKIKLRTFDLSGLPFINAVQKTKELIDSGEYEFLFEPAFQYDNFNLRTRCDVLKIDNDKNWFEIIEVKATSKVKEEHFYDLLYQYHILQKNGYQVIDVAIGHIRGNYIRGLEFNEIDFTLSEKCDNLLQETPLISFEECITELEAEIKPEDYGEPVDLDYNGFFIIDKLSYGVAKKRPTLIELIRTFESKFDTGAIIKDLTKLLVFDNPKTLELLLSNNCISVIKKNASKNEFFKLSENEEGKDKIYCHHVMNYFDKDKENIFNFTNLKKVAKAKIYYESQKIYLTDFESLNDPSIPVKSKDDSTFFREENFRHFEVYKKFIANPAAFEEKDIIFLDKIEELKNILCKYEQFPIYMYDFETVKWAIPKYNQSKSYQQIPFQYSIDVLKDNKYNYDEPETMVHYDFLANSSNDPRTDFIANFLKDIFSQGKGIYVAYNDSFEKMVLKQLALLFPKYRKSLLYILQNTIDLMDFFKGNSKKNIPWFLIYHPSFHGSFSIKKTQPALDNNFNYNDLSINKGDKASQTFREFSDGNISKKIWETRIRPDMIKYCNRDTLAMVVVLQRIKEIVEKIKEQS; encoded by the coding sequence TTGAAAAATATATATAATTCAAAACTAAGCAAAGAAGATTTCAAAAGAGGTTTAACCACTTGTTATAAGGAAATGTGAGTCATGCATTCACAAGAAAACTTTAGTCAAGCTATTGAATGAATAAATGCAAAAAAAGTCCAGTTCAATTTGAAGGCAGAAGTTTCCAACGATAGTGATTTTGATTCAACTGGATCTTCAATTGACTTATTTGAAACCTACTTTAAAATATTTGAGAGTGAAATTGATAAAAATAAATCAGATGACGAGGATTTAAAGAATTTGTGAAAAAAACAGTGGCTTGATTTGAATGATGATAACACTCTTCAAGTTGATGGTTTTGATTTGACCAAATTTGAAGGAGAATCAATTATTGATGGAAATTTAGTTGGTGAGGCTGCAAAACAATATTTTGAATCATTAAATATATCGAATAACTTAAATAGAAAAATTAAGTTGAGAACATTTGACCTAAGCGGACTACCATTTATAAATGCCGTCCAGAAAACTAAGGAGTTAATTGATTCCGGGGAATATGAATTTTTATTTGAACCTGCATTTCAATATGATAATTTTAATTTGAGAACCCGATGTGACGTTTTAAAAATTGACAACGATAAAAACTGGTTTGAAATTATTGAAGTGAAAGCTACAAGTAAAGTCAAAGAGGAACATTTTTATGACTTACTTTACCAATATCATATTTTGCAAAAAAATGGTTATCAAGTAATTGATGTTGCGATTGGACATATTAGAGGGAATTATATTAGAGGTTTAGAATTTAATGAAATTGATTTCACTTTAAGTGAAAAATGCGATAATCTTTTACAAGAAACACCTTTAATAAGTTTTGAAGAATGCATCACAGAGTTAGAAGCAGAAATTAAACCAGAAGATTACGGAGAGCCTGTTGATTTAGATTATAACGGTTTTTTTATCATTGATAAATTGAGTTATGGTGTTGCTAAAAAAAGACCAACCTTAATTGAATTAATCAGAACATTTGAATCAAAGTTTGATACAGGAGCGATAATAAAGGATTTAACAAAACTATTAGTATTTGATAATCCAAAAACTCTAGAACTATTACTTTCCAATAATTGTATTTCAGTGATTAAGAAAAATGCATCAAAAAATGAGTTTTTTAAACTGAGTGAAAATGAGGAAGGTAAAGATAAAATTTACTGTCATCATGTTATGAATTATTTTGATAAAGATAAGGAAAATATTTTTAACTTTACCAATTTGAAAAAGGTCGCCAAAGCTAAAATTTATTATGAAAGTCAAAAAATTTATTTAACTGATTTTGAAAGTTTAAATGATCCAAGCATTCCGGTAAAATCCAAAGATGATTCAACTTTTTTTAGAGAAGAAAATTTTCGTCACTTTGAAGTTTATAAAAAGTTTATAGCTAATCCGGCAGCATTTGAGGAAAAGGATATAATATTTTTAGATAAAATAGAAGAGCTAAAAAATATTTTATGCAAATATGAGCAGTTTCCGATTTATATGTATGATTTTGAAACAGTAAAATGGGCTATTCCGAAATACAATCAATCAAAATCTTACCAACAGATTCCATTTCAATACTCAATAGATGTTTTAAAAGACAATAAGTATAACTATGATGAACCAGAAACAATGGTGCATTATGATTTCTTGGCTAATAGTTCTAATGACCCAAGAACAGATTTTATTGCTAATTTTTTAAAGGATATATTTAGTCAGGGTAAAGGAATTTATGTTGCCTATAATGATTCTTTTGAAAAAATGGTGCTTAAACAATTAGCACTCTTATTCCCTAAGTATAGAAAATCACTTTTGTATATTTTGCAAAATACAATTGATTTGATGGACTTTTTCAAAGGGAATTCTAAGAAAAATATACCTTGGTTTTTAATTTATCACCCTTCATTTCACGGAAGCTTTTCTATTAAGAAAACCCAACCCGCATTAGATAATAATTTTAACTACAATGATTTGTCTATTAATAAAGGTGATAAAGCCAGTCAAACTTTTAGAGAATTTAGCGATGGAAACATTAGTAAGAAAATATGAGAAACCCGAATCAGACCAGATATGATAAAATATTGTAATCGCGATACCTTGGCGATGGTCGTTGTTCTTCAAAGAATTAAAGAAATTGTGGAAAAAATAAAGGAGCAAAGTTAA
- the mnmA gene encoding tRNA 2-thiouridine(34) synthase MnmA produces MKEKTKVILGLSGGVDSSVAAIILKKQGYDVEALFMRNWDSELNNDFLGNNNIGDVCEQEKDYLDAKSVADKIGIKLHRVDFVKEYWDHVFQYFLTEYEKGRTPNPDILCNKYIKFDKFLNYAIDNLKADFISMGHYAGVEFNETTKQFNLVTSKDEDKDQTYFLSQLNQYQISKCLFPLQNYTKAEIRQIALENNLITATKKDSTGICFIGERNFTQFLQNYIPNQPGKIVDINSNEVLGDHIGAMYYTIGQRKGLNLGGFEEPYYVAKKDIENKIIYVAKSSDESYLNSTSCIVNDLNWNCDLKKIFSNSDSFECEAKFRYRQKSIPVIVNKVGDSTVEVKFLKVVKAVTEGQQAVFYKNNICLGGGTVDKVLFKEGLLLDKK; encoded by the coding sequence ATGAAAGAAAAAACCAAAGTCATTTTGGGATTATCAGGGGGTGTTGACTCCTCAGTAGCAGCCATAATTTTAAAAAAACAGGGCTACGATGTTGAAGCTCTTTTTATGCGAAATTGAGATTCCGAACTTAATAATGATTTTTTAGGTAATAACAACATTGGTGATGTTTGCGAACAGGAGAAGGATTATTTAGATGCCAAATCTGTTGCTGATAAAATTGGAATTAAATTGCATCGCGTTGATTTTGTAAAGGAATATTGAGATCATGTTTTTCAATATTTTTTAACCGAGTATGAAAAAGGGAGGACCCCAAACCCAGACATTCTATGCAACAAATATATAAAATTTGACAAGTTCTTAAATTACGCAATTGATAACCTGAAAGCGGATTTTATTTCGATGGGGCATTATGCAGGAGTTGAATTTAATGAAACGACAAAGCAATTTAATTTAGTAACTTCAAAGGATGAAGATAAGGATCAAACTTATTTTTTAAGCCAACTTAACCAATATCAAATTTCAAAATGCTTATTTCCGTTGCAAAATTATACCAAAGCAGAAATTAGACAGATTGCTTTAGAAAATAATTTAATTACGGCCACAAAAAAAGACTCTACTGGGATTTGTTTTATTGGAGAAAGAAATTTTACCCAATTTTTACAAAATTATATTCCAAACCAACCAGGAAAAATTGTAGACATCAACAGCAATGAAGTTCTAGGAGATCATATTGGGGCGATGTATTACACAATTGGACAAAGAAAAGGTTTAAATTTGGGTGGTTTTGAAGAACCATATTATGTAGCTAAGAAAGATATTGAAAATAAGATAATATATGTGGCAAAGTCAAGTGATGAATCATACTTAAATTCAACATCTTGTATTGTTAATGACTTGAATTGGAACTGCGATCTTAAAAAGATTTTTAGTAATTCTGATTCTTTTGAGTGTGAAGCTAAGTTTAGATATCGTCAAAAAAGCATTCCTGTAATTGTTAATAAAGTAGGTGATTCTACTGTAGAAGTTAAATTTTTAAAAGTTGTTAAAGCAGTGACTGAGGGACAGCAAGCTGTTTTTTACAAGAACAATATTTGTCTTGGTGGGGGAACTGTCGATAAAGTTTTATTTAAAGAGGGTTTACTTTTAGACAAAAAATAG
- a CDS encoding ATP-dependent Clp protease ATP-binding subunit — protein sequence MEFNQKIDPANDPDILSKYTRDLTQNAKDGKIDPIIGRDDEIMRVIRILSRKTKNNPALIGEPGTGKTAVIEGLAQRIIKNDVPAILKNKRILELDMGSLMAGAMYMGDYESRVKGIINAIKKSEGEIILFIDEMHLIVGAGKTSQSSGMDVSNLLKPSLARGELKAIGATTLKEYREYIEKDPALERRFQTVLVSEPSVDETISILRGLKERFETFHGVRIHDNALVAAANLSTRYIADRFLPDKAIDLIDEACATTKTELTSVPSELDTINRKVMQLEIERAALSKETDDKSKERLKEAEKELQKLKINQGELNKRWEKERKSIDRITEMRSKLEQLKSELELVQSQGNWNRAGEIQYSLIPTLEKKLEITDSDISEHLINEDVTEIEVADIVARWTGIPVEKLVENEKSKLMSLETMLKRRVKGQNEAIQNVADAILRSRAGIKDPNRPIGSFLFLGPTGVGKTEVARSLSEVLFNSDKKMIRIDMSEFMEKQSVSKLIGAPPGYVGYQEGGKLTESVRRNPYSIVLFDEIEKAHPDVLNILLQILDDGHLTDSLGKFINFKNTIIIMTSNIGSETLLNSESELIDQTTIEKELANYFRPEFLNRIDNIVIFKPLSKMVVSEIIENLIDELKERLLNEKEIYINFSEASKNKILEEGYDKQYGARPIKRYISNKIETILAKAIVSGDIEEKRNYVIDVQKGEFVIDSTKKLN from the coding sequence ATGGAATTTAACCAAAAGATAGATCCTGCAAATGATCCAGATATTTTATCAAAATATACAAGGGATTTGACTCAAAACGCTAAGGATGGAAAAATTGATCCAATTATTGGTCGTGATGATGAAATAATGCGTGTGATTAGAATTCTTTCTCGAAAAACAAAGAATAATCCAGCTTTAATAGGGGAACCTGGAACGGGTAAAACTGCTGTTATCGAAGGTTTGGCTCAAAGAATTATTAAAAATGATGTGCCAGCAATTTTAAAAAATAAAAGGATTTTAGAATTGGACATGGGAAGCTTGATGGCCGGAGCTATGTATATGGGAGATTATGAGTCTAGAGTTAAAGGGATTATTAATGCTATTAAAAAATCTGAGGGTGAGATAATTCTTTTTATTGATGAAATGCATTTGATTGTAGGAGCGGGTAAAACTAGTCAATCTTCGGGTATGGACGTTTCCAATCTTTTAAAACCTTCACTTGCTCGTGGAGAATTAAAAGCAATTGGGGCTACCACTTTAAAAGAATATCGTGAGTATATTGAAAAAGATCCAGCTTTGGAAAGAAGATTTCAAACTGTTTTAGTTAGTGAACCAAGTGTGGATGAAACAATTTCTATTCTAAGAGGTTTAAAAGAACGCTTTGAAACATTTCATGGAGTAAGAATTCATGATAATGCACTTGTGGCTGCTGCTAATTTATCAACACGATATATTGCCGATAGATTTTTACCAGATAAAGCAATTGATTTAATTGATGAAGCCTGCGCAACTACAAAAACTGAATTAACTTCAGTTCCATCTGAATTAGATACAATAAACCGAAAAGTTATGCAACTAGAAATTGAGAGAGCTGCTCTTTCAAAGGAAACAGATGATAAGTCAAAAGAACGTCTAAAAGAGGCAGAAAAAGAATTACAAAAATTAAAAATTAATCAAGGTGAATTGAATAAGCGTTGAGAAAAAGAACGTAAGTCTATTGATCGAATTACAGAAATGAGATCAAAACTAGAACAACTAAAATCTGAACTGGAGTTGGTTCAGTCTCAAGGTAATTGAAACCGTGCTGGGGAAATTCAGTATTCTTTAATACCAACCCTAGAAAAAAAATTAGAAATAACTGATAGCGATATAAGCGAACATTTAATTAATGAGGATGTTACAGAAATCGAAGTAGCAGATATCGTAGCCCGTTGAACCGGAATTCCTGTTGAAAAATTGGTTGAAAATGAAAAATCAAAATTAATGAGTTTAGAAACCATGTTAAAACGTCGAGTTAAGGGACAAAACGAAGCCATTCAAAATGTTGCCGACGCAATCTTGAGAAGTCGTGCTGGTATAAAAGACCCGAACAGACCAATTGGTAGTTTCTTATTCTTAGGTCCCACAGGAGTTGGTAAAACCGAGGTAGCAAGAAGTTTGTCAGAAGTGCTTTTTAATTCAGATAAAAAAATGATAAGAATTGATATGTCAGAATTTATGGAGAAACAATCAGTTTCAAAACTAATTGGTGCTCCTCCAGGATATGTTGGCTATCAAGAAGGTGGAAAACTAACTGAATCGGTTCGTAGAAATCCTTATAGCATTGTTTTATTTGATGAAATTGAAAAAGCTCACCCCGATGTGTTAAACATTTTGCTTCAAATTTTGGATGATGGTCATTTAACTGATTCTTTAGGTAAATTTATCAACTTTAAGAACACAATTATCATCATGACTTCAAATATTGGTTCAGAAACTCTTTTAAATAGCGAATCAGAACTAATTGATCAAACAACTATAGAAAAAGAACTTGCCAATTACTTTAGACCAGAATTTTTAAATAGAATTGATAATATTGTCATCTTTAAACCTCTTTCAAAAATGGTTGTCTCAGAAATAATTGAAAATTTAATTGATGAATTAAAAGAACGATTATTGAATGAAAAAGAAATTTATATAAACTTTTCTGAGGCTTCAAAAAATAAAATATTAGAAGAGGGTTATGATAAGCAATATGGTGCTAGACCAATAAAAAGATACATAAGCAATAAAATTGAAACAATTCTTGCTAAGGCAATTGTGTCTGGTGATATTGAAGAGAAAAGAAATTATGTAATTGATGTGCAAAAAGGCGAATTTGTGATTGATTCTACAAAAAAACTAAATTAG
- the dnaJ gene encoding molecular chaperone DnaJ, with protein MANKDKRDYYEVLGVGKNADEKEIKTAYRKLAKKYHPDVNKEPDAVEKFKEATEAAEILMDPNKRSRYDQFGHDGLDAASGSGFSGFGGFSDFFSNMGSGGNGDFFEDIFSGFFGGGRSRSGGFQKSGPERGKDLIAEIQLTFKELIFGSTKNIEANLLTKCDECDGVGAKNKEDIIKCEFCSGAGFVNVTQDLGIAKFQTQQTCPKCAGTGKTFKNKCKVCKGEGCYHKKTTIEVTIPKGIFPGQQLVMRNVGNYSKSGGEKGHLYINVHLIRSKIFELTEEGNIKMNLNVSYLDVILQNKIQVETFDGPVQIKIPVKAQNGTTIIIENKGLYRSQNSSHRGKLICVLNIVLPDKISDSERKLFDQLYDKTDFKVENDIND; from the coding sequence ATGGCAAATAAGGATAAACGCGATTATTATGAGGTTCTTGGAGTTGGCAAAAACGCTGACGAGAAGGAAATTAAAACCGCATATCGCAAGTTAGCTAAGAAATACCATCCAGATGTTAATAAAGAACCTGATGCAGTTGAAAAATTTAAAGAGGCAACTGAAGCAGCTGAGATATTAATGGATCCAAACAAAAGATCTCGTTACGACCAATTTGGTCATGATGGTCTTGATGCAGCTTCTGGTTCTGGATTCTCCGGTTTTGGGGGATTTTCTGATTTCTTCTCCAACATGGGTTCTGGAGGTAATGGTGATTTCTTTGAAGATATTTTCTCTGGTTTCTTTGGAGGGGGTCGCAGCCGTTCAGGAGGATTTCAAAAAAGTGGTCCAGAAAGAGGTAAAGATTTAATTGCCGAAATACAATTAACATTTAAAGAACTTATTTTTGGGTCAACCAAAAATATTGAAGCTAATTTATTAACAAAATGTGATGAATGTGATGGCGTTGGAGCCAAAAATAAAGAAGACATTATAAAGTGTGAATTCTGTTCTGGGGCTGGATTTGTGAATGTAACCCAGGATTTAGGAATCGCCAAATTCCAGACTCAACAAACTTGTCCAAAGTGTGCTGGGACTGGTAAAACATTTAAAAATAAATGTAAAGTTTGTAAAGGTGAGGGTTGTTACCATAAGAAAACAACTATTGAGGTTACTATTCCTAAAGGAATTTTCCCAGGACAACAACTGGTGATGAGAAACGTTGGAAACTATTCAAAATCAGGAGGGGAAAAAGGACATTTATATATAAATGTTCACCTAATAAGATCGAAAATATTTGAATTAACTGAAGAGGGCAACATTAAAATGAACTTGAACGTTAGTTATTTAGATGTTATTTTACAAAATAAAATTCAAGTTGAAACTTTTGATGGTCCCGTGCAGATTAAAATTCCTGTCAAAGCCCAAAATGGAACAACTATTATTATTGAAAATAAGGGACTTTATCGTTCTCAGAATTCTTCACATCGTGGAAAACTAATTTGTGTTCTAAATATAGTTCTACCCGATAAAATAAGTGATAGTGAAAGAAAATTATTTGATCAATTATATGATAAAACCGACTTTAAAGTCGAAAATGATATAAACGATTAA